A single window of Carassius gibelio isolate Cgi1373 ecotype wild population from Czech Republic chromosome A19, carGib1.2-hapl.c, whole genome shotgun sequence DNA harbors:
- the LOC127935668 gene encoding growth factor receptor-bound protein 10 isoform X3 produces the protein MIIKVFSEDGVGKVVEVPADMTARDVCQFLVYKNHCLDDNCWSLVEHHSLLGLERCLEDHELVVPVQACMSPESKFLFRKNYAKYEFFRNPLNFFPEQMVAWCQETNGSIPQSQLLQNFLNSSSCPEIQGFLYMKETGRKSWKKLYMFLRRSGLYYSTKGMSKEPRHLQLLLDLEESNVFTVTTGRKMHNAPTDYQFCIKPSKGRTEQKELKMLCAEDEQSRTCWMTAFRLLKFGILLYQNYKSPHQRKTAISNFTTPVRSVSENSLVAMDFSGRTGRVIDNPVEAQSAAMEEGHTWRKRGQRMNVLGSPSPLHPSPLSSVIHRTQLWFHGRIMREESHRMITQQGQVDGLFLLRDSQSNPKAFVLTLCHHQKIKHFQILPFEEDGQVFFSLDDGSTKFTDLIHLVEFYQLNRGILPCKLKHPCTMVAL, from the exons ATG ATCATCAAGGTTTTCAGCGAGGATGGTGTGGGAAAAGTTGTGGAAGTTCCCGCCGACATGACGGCTAGAGATGTGTGTCAGTTCCTGGTTTACAAGAACCACTGCCTGGATGACAACTGCTGGTCGCTAGTGGAGCATCATTCCCTGCTTGGTCTGG AGAGGTGCCTGGAAGATCATGAACTGGTTGTTCCTGTGCAGGCCTGCATGTCTCCAGAGAGCAAGTTTCTCTTCAGAAAGAACTACGCCAAGTACGAGTTCTTCAGAAACCCACTG AACTTCTTTCCGGAGCAGATGGTAGCGTGGTGTCAGGAAACTAATGGCTCTATCCCACAGTCACAGCTCTTACAG AATTTCTTGAATTCCAGCAGCTGTCCAGAGATCCAGGGCTTCCTTTATATGAAAGAGACCGGCCGCAAGTCCTGGAAGAAGCTCTACATGTTCTTGCGCCGTTCTGGACTGTACTACTCTACTAAAGGAATGTCTAAG GAGCCAAGGCACCTGCAGTTACTGTTGGACTTAGAGGAGAGCAATGTTTTTACTGTGACGACGGGCAGAAAGATGCACAACGCACCCACAGACTACCAATTCTGCATTAAG CCCAGTAAGGGCAGGACAGAACAGAAGGAGTTGAAGATGCTGTGTGCCGAGGACGAGCAGAGCCGTACGTGCTGGATGACTGCTTTCAGACTGCTCAag TTTGGAATTCTCCTGTATCAGAACTACAAGAGCCCACACCAGAGAAAGACTGCCATATCAAACTTCACCACACCTGTG cgGAGTGTGTCTGAGAATTCGCTGGTGGCCATGGATTTCTCAGGAAGGACGGGTCGTGTGATTGACAACCCTGTGGAGGCTCAGAGCGCTGCCATGGAAGAGGGACACACTTGGAGA AAACGAGGTCAGAGAATGAATGTTTTGGGAAGCCCCAGTCCTCTACATCCCTCGCCGTTAAGCTCAG TGATCCACAGGACGCAGTTATGGTTCCATGGCCGAATTATGAGAGAGGAGTCCCACAGGATGATTACGCAGCAGGGCCAAGTTGATGG GCTATTCCTATTGAGAGACAGCCAGAGCAACCCAAAAGCATTTGTTCTCACACTGTGCCATCATCAGAAGATTAAACACTTCCAGATTTTACCT TTTGAGGAGGACGGCCAGGTCTTTTTTAGTCTTGATGACGGCTCTACCAAGTTCACAGACCTGATCCATCTGGTAGAGTTCTACCAGCTCAACAGGGGCATCCTGCCCTGCAAACTCAAACATCCCTGCACCATGGTGGCCTTATGA
- the LOC127935668 gene encoding growth factor receptor-bound protein 10 isoform X2 has protein sequence MPSCSPDCCLYQAVEIIKVFSEDGVGKVVEVPADMTARDVCQFLVYKNHCLDDNCWSLVEHHSLLGLERCLEDHELVVPVQACMSPESKFLFRKNYAKYEFFRNPLNFFPEQMVAWCQETNGSIPQSQLLQNFLNSSSCPEIQGFLYMKETGRKSWKKLYMFLRRSGLYYSTKGMSKEPRHLQLLLDLEESNVFTVTTGRKMHNAPTDYQFCIKPSKGRTEQKELKMLCAEDEQSRTCWMTAFRLLKFGILLYQNYKSPHQRKTAISNFTTPVRSVSENSLVAMDFSGRTGRVIDNPVEAQSAAMEEGHTWRKRGQRMNVLGSPSPLHPSPLSSVIHRTQLWFHGRIMREESHRMITQQGQVDGLFLLRDSQSNPKAFVLTLCHHQKIKHFQILPFEEDGQVFFSLDDGSTKFTDLIHLVEFYQLNRGILPCKLKHPCTMVAL, from the exons ATGCCATCGTGTTCGCCGGACTGTTGCTTATATCAGGCTGTAGAG ATCATCAAGGTTTTCAGCGAGGATGGTGTGGGAAAAGTTGTGGAAGTTCCCGCCGACATGACGGCTAGAGATGTGTGTCAGTTCCTGGTTTACAAGAACCACTGCCTGGATGACAACTGCTGGTCGCTAGTGGAGCATCATTCCCTGCTTGGTCTGG AGAGGTGCCTGGAAGATCATGAACTGGTTGTTCCTGTGCAGGCCTGCATGTCTCCAGAGAGCAAGTTTCTCTTCAGAAAGAACTACGCCAAGTACGAGTTCTTCAGAAACCCACTG AACTTCTTTCCGGAGCAGATGGTAGCGTGGTGTCAGGAAACTAATGGCTCTATCCCACAGTCACAGCTCTTACAG AATTTCTTGAATTCCAGCAGCTGTCCAGAGATCCAGGGCTTCCTTTATATGAAAGAGACCGGCCGCAAGTCCTGGAAGAAGCTCTACATGTTCTTGCGCCGTTCTGGACTGTACTACTCTACTAAAGGAATGTCTAAG GAGCCAAGGCACCTGCAGTTACTGTTGGACTTAGAGGAGAGCAATGTTTTTACTGTGACGACGGGCAGAAAGATGCACAACGCACCCACAGACTACCAATTCTGCATTAAG CCCAGTAAGGGCAGGACAGAACAGAAGGAGTTGAAGATGCTGTGTGCCGAGGACGAGCAGAGCCGTACGTGCTGGATGACTGCTTTCAGACTGCTCAag TTTGGAATTCTCCTGTATCAGAACTACAAGAGCCCACACCAGAGAAAGACTGCCATATCAAACTTCACCACACCTGTG cgGAGTGTGTCTGAGAATTCGCTGGTGGCCATGGATTTCTCAGGAAGGACGGGTCGTGTGATTGACAACCCTGTGGAGGCTCAGAGCGCTGCCATGGAAGAGGGACACACTTGGAGA AAACGAGGTCAGAGAATGAATGTTTTGGGAAGCCCCAGTCCTCTACATCCCTCGCCGTTAAGCTCAG TGATCCACAGGACGCAGTTATGGTTCCATGGCCGAATTATGAGAGAGGAGTCCCACAGGATGATTACGCAGCAGGGCCAAGTTGATGG GCTATTCCTATTGAGAGACAGCCAGAGCAACCCAAAAGCATTTGTTCTCACACTGTGCCATCATCAGAAGATTAAACACTTCCAGATTTTACCT TTTGAGGAGGACGGCCAGGTCTTTTTTAGTCTTGATGACGGCTCTACCAAGTTCACAGACCTGATCCATCTGGTAGAGTTCTACCAGCTCAACAGGGGCATCCTGCCCTGCAAACTCAAACATCCCTGCACCATGGTGGCCTTATGA